ATGGATGGTATGGATCAGGTCATCGAAAAGCTGGTGGAAGGCAAGTTCAATCCCCAGGAAGCCAAAATTCGGGAAGAACTGGGCGAACTTTCCATGGTGTGGGCCCAGGAGTATCTCATCCTCGCGAAGTACGGCAGGGACAAGGAAGGCGCCGACAAAGTCGGGCGGAAGCTCCTTGACAGTGGATACGACGACGCCGAATTCTTTGGCCAAGTCGCCTGGACACTCCTGACCGACGACAGCCTCACCTACAAGAACCTCCCCTTCGCCCTTGAAGTGGCGACCTTCGCCAACACCCTGGCGGACGGCAAGTCCGCGAATGTGCTGGACACCCTCGCCTTCGCCCAGTTCAAGTCGGGTGATATCCCCAAAGCGGTGGAAACCCAGAAGAAGGCCATCGAAATCTGCGACAATGAAGACCTGCTCACCCAGTTGAGGCAGCGACTTGCCGAGTACGAGAAAATCTGATCCCGGCAACCCAAGTCACGTGTTCGTCCCCGCCGCAATGACGTGGCGGGGACGTTTTCTTCAGGCGTCGGCGTGCCGGTGCCGCCCGAACAGGTGCGCATCCATGCAAACATGATAGTATTAGCCCGTCATCTCAGGGGGCGGATGCGGCAGCGCTTCTGCCCCGATCCGCCCAGCCGGGCCCCATCGTTACCGATACCAGTCAGGAGTACCATGCACTTAGCCGAAGGAGTCATAACGTCGCCCCTCGTTTGGGGCGGTGGCTATGTGGTGGCTGGCGCCGGGGTCGCCATCGGATTGCGCAAGCTGGACGAGACGCAGGCCATGCGCGCCGCCGTTATGGCCTCCAGCTTTTTTGTCGCCTCCCTCGTCCACATTCCCCTCTTCGGCGTACCGGTCCATCTCTCACTCACCGGACTGCTCGGGATTGTCCTCGGCTGGGCCGCGTTTCCGGCCGTCTTTGTCGCCCTCATCCTGCAGACCGTCCTCTTTGGCTTTGGCGGCATCACGACCCTCGGCATCAACACCTGCATCATGGCCCTGCCCGCCGTCGTTGCCTGGTACGTTTTCCGACTCCTGCGATTGGATCACCGCAGGCGTCGCTTGCCGGCCGCAAGCGGTATTCTGGGCACCCTCGCCGTTACCCTGGCCTCGCTCATGCTCGCCCTCGTACTCGCCACCGCCGGTGAAGCACTGATTCCCGTCGCGTGGTCGGTCCTCGTGGCCCAACTGCCGGTCATCGTCATTGAAGGACTCGTCACCGCTTCCGTCGTGGCTTTCCTGCAAAAAGTCAGCCCGGAGCTTCTGGCGGGCGCCGCCCTGCGCGGGGCGACGGAAGCAGGAGACGTCGGCCCGTGATGATTCCTAAGCCAGTCTGCACCCGCATCGCCCCGCGTCTCCTGACCGCCGCGCTGCTCCTCGCGCTCGCGCCACTGGTCCGCGCCCACGGCATCAATCTGTTTGCCACGGTCGAGGGCGCCACGATTCAGGGGACCCTGCGCTACGCCGACGGCTCCCCCGCGACAAGCGCGCCCGTGACGGCCTTCGCACCCGACGGATCGAAGATCGCCGAAGCAATGACCGACGAGACGGGCCGTTTCTCATTTCAAGCCCGTGTCCGCTGTCGCTACCGCCTCGTGGGCGACGCGGGCCAGGGCCACCGTGGCCTGTTCACAATCCAGGAAAAGGAACTGCCCGAGTCGCTTCCCGCGCCCGGCGAAGAGGCGCCTTCCGCTTCCGCACCCGCAGTGGCTGCGCCACCGGCGCCGAATGCCGCGCTTCAGACCCTGCCCGCCGATTTCGATGAACGGGTCGGGGCCGCCGTCGCGCGCCAGGTCAATCCGCTGCGCGAACAAATCGACGGCTACGAAAACCAGATCCGCATTCGCGACGTTATGGGCGGTATAGGCTATCTATTCGGCCTCTTCGCCATCATCGTTCTCGTGAAGCACCGCAACACCCGCCGGGCGGACTGATGG
The sequence above is a segment of the Candidatus Hydrogenedentota bacterium genome. Coding sequences within it:
- the cbiM gene encoding cobalt transporter CbiM, with product MHLAEGVITSPLVWGGGYVVAGAGVAIGLRKLDETQAMRAAVMASSFFVASLVHIPLFGVPVHLSLTGLLGIVLGWAAFPAVFVALILQTVLFGFGGITTLGINTCIMALPAVVAWYVFRLLRLDHRRRRLPAASGILGTLAVTLASLMLALVLATAGEALIPVAWSVLVAQLPVIVIEGLVTASVVAFLQKVSPELLAGAALRGATEAGDVGP
- a CDS encoding carboxypeptidase regulatory-like domain-containing protein, which encodes MMIPKPVCTRIAPRLLTAALLLALAPLVRAHGINLFATVEGATIQGTLRYADGSPATSAPVTAFAPDGSKIAEAMTDETGRFSFQARVRCRYRLVGDAGQGHRGLFTIQEKELPESLPAPGEEAPSASAPAVAAPPAPNAALQTLPADFDERVGAAVARQVNPLREQIDGYENQIRIRDVMGGIGYLFGLFAIIVLVKHRNTRRAD